Proteins encoded together in one Yersinia mollaretii ATCC 43969 window:
- a CDS encoding GTPase family protein produces MKKSEGLQAIEKPLASLPHAIGKHILDHIQKLTHYEPVIGIMGKTGVGKSSLCNALFQGEVTPVSDVQACTRDVLRLRLSSGDHSLILVDLPGVGESELRDSEYESLYRRTLPELDLILWVIKADDRAFSVDECFYRRVMTGYQQRVLFVVNQADKIEPSHEWYVTGNAPSPHQLANIEARLESIRQLFSPHHPVSVVSARTEWNLPSMVETMMRCLPDCATSPLATQLHGRLCSEPVKKQAREGFGDAVGEAFDSAEAASFIPAPLKAVIRTVREAVVSVARAVWDWIFF; encoded by the coding sequence ATGAAAAAATCAGAAGGTCTGCAGGCCATCGAAAAGCCACTGGCGTCACTCCCCCATGCCATTGGCAAACATATTCTTGATCATATTCAAAAGCTCACTCACTACGAACCGGTCATCGGAATCATGGGCAAAACAGGTGTGGGAAAATCGTCGCTCTGCAATGCGCTTTTCCAGGGTGAGGTCACGCCCGTCAGTGATGTCCAAGCCTGCACCCGTGACGTGCTGCGATTGCGTCTGAGCAGCGGTGACCATAGCCTAATACTGGTGGATCTGCCCGGTGTGGGTGAGAGCGAGCTACGGGACAGCGAATATGAATCTCTGTATCGCCGTACCCTCCCTGAGCTGGATTTAATCCTATGGGTCATCAAAGCCGATGATCGTGCTTTCTCCGTCGATGAATGTTTCTACAGGCGAGTGATGACGGGCTACCAACAGCGGGTACTGTTTGTCGTTAACCAGGCTGACAAAATCGAACCCAGCCATGAATGGTATGTCACCGGCAATGCGCCATCCCCGCACCAGTTGGCGAATATTGAGGCAAGGTTAGAGTCCATTCGCCAGCTATTTTCACCGCATCATCCGGTATCTGTCGTCTCAGCCAGGACAGAATGGAATCTGCCATCAATGGTAGAAACGATGATGCGCTGTCTGCCGGACTGTGCCACCAGCCCTCTGGCGACGCAACTGCACGGGAGGTTATGCAGTGAACCGGTAAAAAAGCAGGCACGTGAGGGCTTTGGCGATGCGGTGGGAGAGGCGTTTGATTCTGCGGAAGCTGCATCATTTATTCCCGCACCACTAAAAGCGGTCATTCGTACCGTCCGCGAGGCCGTGGTATCCGTTGCCCGTGCCGTTTGGGACTGGATTTTCTTCTGA
- a CDS encoding WYL domain-containing protein encodes MTQAERRHDRLAVRLSLIISRLVAGETLDLRTLATEFGVSVRTLRRDFRERLMYLDLEYRKGQCRLLSGGRQRELAVMTFARQSGVEALFPGMDNHLVASLLSGPGESPCLIWQGVAQASSPDLGVFTRLVSAVSEHRKVTLLGSGCRCTDFAPYRLVLREGEWYLTGEHQARIAVFPLTDIRAVTLHNGSFAPDIAMRDILSHPDFLQALPHFRFFHSLLVTTDDGLIPQKE; translated from the coding sequence ATGACTCAGGCTGAACGCCGTCATGACCGGCTTGCCGTCAGGCTGTCGTTAATTATCAGCCGTCTGGTGGCGGGCGAAACGCTAGATTTGCGAACGTTGGCAACTGAATTTGGCGTGTCGGTTCGTACCCTGCGCCGGGACTTTCGGGAACGGCTGATGTATCTGGATCTAGAGTATCGCAAGGGTCAGTGTCGCTTGCTGTCCGGCGGCCGCCAGAGAGAGCTGGCTGTGATGACATTTGCCCGCCAGTCGGGCGTTGAAGCACTGTTTCCTGGTATGGATAACCATCTGGTCGCTTCACTGTTGAGCGGTCCTGGTGAGTCTCCCTGCCTTATCTGGCAGGGAGTGGCCCAAGCGTCATCCCCAGACTTGGGCGTGTTCACACGACTGGTGAGCGCAGTATCGGAACACCGGAAGGTGACGCTACTGGGAAGCGGTTGTCGCTGCACAGACTTCGCTCCTTATCGCCTGGTTCTGCGTGAGGGAGAATGGTATCTGACGGGTGAGCATCAGGCCCGGATTGCCGTTTTTCCCCTGACCGATATTCGGGCGGTCACGCTCCACAACGGCAGCTTCGCTCCGGATATAGCGATGCGCGACATCCTTTCTCACCCGGATTTTCTTCAGGCTTTACCCCACTTTCGCTTTTTCCATTCATTGCTTGTCACAACTGACGACGGGCTTATACCTCAGAAGGAATAA
- a CDS encoding antirestriction protein, which produces MNTHSTPPAASSQTNILTATAVPNRQRLRFWPQHFGNVPQWLILEPHVFGWLDRLCADYHGGSWDFYTLSNGGAFMAPEGDERWSLFNGMNGNGAEMSAEAAGITACLMAFSHHACRTESEAMTDHFYRLREYALHHPDSRAIFALID; this is translated from the coding sequence ATGAATACACATTCTACCCCGCCTGCGGCCTCCTCTCAGACAAACATACTGACCGCCACTGCTGTGCCAAACCGCCAGCGCCTCCGTTTCTGGCCACAGCATTTTGGAAACGTACCGCAATGGCTCATTCTGGAGCCTCATGTCTTTGGCTGGCTGGATCGCCTGTGTGCCGACTATCACGGGGGTTCCTGGGATTTTTACACGCTCAGTAACGGCGGGGCCTTTATGGCTCCAGAAGGCGATGAGCGGTGGTCACTGTTTAACGGTATGAATGGCAACGGTGCCGAGATGAGTGCTGAGGCCGCAGGGATCACCGCCTGCCTGATGGCCTTCAGCCACCACGCTTGCCGCACTGAGAGCGAAGCGATGACCGACCATTTCTATCGCCTGCGGGAATATGCGCTGCATCACCCCGACAGCCGCGCCATTTTCGCCCTGATTGACTGA
- the radC gene encoding RadC family protein: protein MNSSTLLASTALPLTAQRTVKRALSLLEKHLREPGALFTSTNTARDWLRLQLAGLEREVFIVLYLDNQHRLLACETLFTGSIRSTEVHPREVVKAALRHNAAAVILAHNHPSGEAEPSQADRQITDRLVNALALVDVKVLDHLIVGGLDIVSFTERGWLPG, encoded by the coding sequence ATGAATTCCTCAACATTATTGGCGTCAACCGCACTGCCGTTAACGGCACAGCGTACGGTGAAACGCGCCCTGTCATTGCTGGAAAAACACCTGCGCGAACCAGGAGCCTTATTTACTTCCACCAACACCGCACGCGACTGGTTACGTTTGCAACTCGCCGGGCTGGAGCGTGAAGTCTTTATCGTGTTGTATCTCGACAATCAGCACCGGCTGCTGGCATGTGAAACGCTGTTCACCGGCAGTATCAGAAGCACGGAAGTCCATCCCCGTGAAGTGGTGAAGGCCGCGCTTCGCCATAACGCGGCAGCGGTTATTCTGGCTCACAACCACCCCTCTGGGGAGGCTGAGCCCAGCCAGGCTGACCGGCAGATCACCGACAGACTGGTGAACGCGCTGGCACTGGTTGATGTGAAGGTATTGGACCATCTGATTGTTGGCGGTCTTGATATCGTGTCATTCACCGAGCGCGGCTGGTTACCTGGCTGA
- a CDS encoding DUF5983 family protein — protein MVTTPLLRFGLQCSSAHISEDDNTVLYRISHCQDEFNDGEWISFSGTGYLLRLDAWIHPVLQLKRLGLSKTCRHLVTTLIKRHKLSYLHIDAVGEVLPDFTTFDW, from the coding sequence ATGGTAACAACGCCACTTTTACGCTTCGGTCTGCAATGCAGTTCGGCCCATATCAGTGAGGACGACAATACGGTGCTGTACCGGATTTCACACTGCCAGGATGAGTTCAACGACGGTGAATGGATCTCGTTTTCGGGCACCGGCTATTTGCTGCGATTGGATGCGTGGATCCACCCTGTGTTGCAACTCAAGCGGCTGGGGCTTTCCAAGACCTGCCGCCATCTGGTCACCACGCTGATAAAGCGACACAAACTGAGCTACCTGCATATTGATGCCGTGGGTGAGGTCTTGCCCGACTTTACCACCTTCGACTGGTAA
- a CDS encoding TA system toxin CbtA family protein: MKTLDKIPRITPSANQARTEYQQLLTWLLAHCYGLELNDTPYHDEEAIAQQIEHGVTVRETVNELVEKFDLVRIDRSGFSLMAQDPTLNGGDLLRARSALGLRSPAIRRLA; the protein is encoded by the coding sequence ATGAAGACCCTCGATAAAATACCCCGCATCACGCCAAGCGCCAACCAAGCACGAACCGAATACCAGCAACTGCTGACCTGGTTGTTGGCTCACTGTTACGGCTTGGAGCTTAACGACACGCCATACCACGATGAAGAGGCGATTGCCCAACAGATTGAGCATGGAGTAACGGTACGGGAAACCGTCAATGAACTGGTGGAGAAATTTGATCTGGTACGCATTGACCGATCTGGATTCAGCCTGATGGCACAGGACCCGACTTTGAACGGTGGCGATCTCCTACGCGCCCGCAGTGCTCTGGGCTTGCGCAGTCCCGCCATTCGCCGCCTGGCCTGA
- a CDS encoding type IV toxin-antitoxin system YeeU family antitoxin, producing the protein MKDNVPDTDNHTTPPHEDDIPSPVWGLQRDITPRLGARLVQQGNHLHFLSDRAGFIGTFSPDTVQALEVTFSALLTKLEAQLQSGALDPRRQHCVTVQHAGFTCEADTLGSFGHVYIAVYQTTHPTRHKP; encoded by the coding sequence ATGAAAGACAACGTTCCCGATACCGATAACCACACAACTCCCCCCCATGAAGATGACATTCCTTCACCTGTATGGGGATTGCAGCGAGATATCACGCCGCGCCTGGGTGCCAGATTGGTGCAACAGGGCAACCATCTGCATTTTCTGTCTGACCGTGCCGGTTTTATCGGTACATTCTCCCCCGACACGGTACAGGCTCTTGAGGTGACATTTTCAGCACTGCTGACAAAACTGGAAGCACAATTACAGTCTGGTGCATTAGATCCGCGCCGTCAGCATTGCGTCACTGTGCAGCACGCCGGTTTTACCTGCGAAGCCGATACGCTGGGCAGTTTTGGCCATGTCTATATCGCGGTCTATCAGACCACACACCCAACCCGGCATAAACCGTAA
- a CDS encoding DUF4942 domain-containing protein, translated as MSMALNAVIEPDVLTDHTEVICSTSIERIVTGRNTVLTQIEALIHQLEDISAITSSIGGGIARDWAMRQDFRCGCWLMEKAETAMPVITRNLDRDIWRDLMKRSGMLSLMDAQARDQWYRNLEGDTIPTISEESIYSTFEQLHRDKGEVFERGVINVFKSLSWDYKSNHPCKFCKKVIVNSLVSYNQWGFTLNHSYRRDQLADLERMLFLLEGKAIPDNRRDVTARLYEHISAHRQRAEVYEDEYFAIKYFMKGSAHLTFKKPALMDKMNDIIAKHYPGVLPERV; from the coding sequence ATGTCAATGGCATTGAATGCGGTTATTGAACCCGATGTACTGACCGATCACACCGAAGTGATTTGCTCCACCAGTATTGAACGTATCGTCACCGGACGTAACACCGTGCTGACGCAGATTGAAGCCCTTATTCACCAGCTTGAGGATATCTCGGCCATCACCAGCAGCATCGGCGGTGGAATAGCCAGAGACTGGGCCATGCGACAAGATTTCCGTTGCGGTTGCTGGCTGATGGAAAAAGCGGAAACGGCCATGCCAGTGATCACCCGCAATCTCGATCGCGATATATGGCGAGATCTGATGAAGCGCTCCGGCATGCTGAGTTTGATGGATGCCCAGGCGCGTGACCAGTGGTACAGAAACCTGGAAGGGGATACTATCCCAACCATCAGCGAAGAAAGCATTTACAGCACGTTCGAGCAGTTGCACCGTGATAAGGGTGAAGTGTTTGAACGGGGGGTGATCAACGTGTTCAAGTCACTTTCCTGGGACTACAAATCGAACCATCCCTGTAAATTTTGCAAGAAAGTCATCGTCAACAGTTTGGTGAGTTACAACCAATGGGGATTTACGCTTAACCACAGTTACCGGCGGGATCAATTAGCGGATCTGGAAAGGATGTTGTTCCTGCTGGAGGGCAAGGCGATCCCGGATAATCGGAGGGATGTCACCGCTCGGCTGTATGAGCATATCAGCGCCCACCGGCAAAGGGCGGAAGTTTATGAAGATGAGTATTTTGCGATAAAATACTTCATGAAAGGATCGGCGCATCTGACATTTAAGAAACCGGCGTTGATGGACAAGATGAACGATATCATCGCCAAACATTACCCAGGGGTACTGCCAGAACGGGTATAA
- the chbG gene encoding chitin disaccharide deacetylase, which yields MEKLLIVNADDFGLCKGQSYGIIEAFRHGIVSSTTAMMNCADIHHAAELSQQNPALPVGMHFVLTYGRPLTAMPSLVDANGLLGKGLWQRAEAGALNLGEIAQELAAQFEQFVAIFGRSPTHIDSHHHVHMLPQIYPLVEAFAREKSLALRIDRHEAQQQGIPLNEPRTTEWFDAGFYGETLSEQIFLQRLDQADQQGVSSLEVMCHPAFVDKILMTSGYCYPRLTELDVLTSPTLKQAIELRGYRLGSYLDC from the coding sequence GTGGAAAAGTTACTTATTGTTAATGCGGATGATTTTGGTCTATGCAAAGGCCAAAGTTATGGAATCATTGAAGCATTCCGCCATGGTATTGTCTCATCGACTACGGCGATGATGAACTGTGCGGATATTCATCACGCGGCAGAATTAAGCCAGCAGAATCCAGCACTGCCAGTTGGGATGCATTTTGTGTTGACCTACGGGCGGCCATTAACCGCGATGCCCTCCTTGGTTGATGCCAATGGGCTACTGGGCAAGGGGTTGTGGCAACGAGCCGAAGCTGGCGCACTCAATTTGGGCGAAATTGCGCAAGAGTTGGCTGCTCAGTTTGAGCAATTTGTTGCTATTTTTGGTCGCTCGCCGACACATATCGACAGTCATCACCACGTGCATATGTTGCCGCAGATCTATCCGCTGGTTGAAGCTTTCGCTCGCGAAAAATCACTCGCGTTGCGTATTGACCGCCACGAAGCGCAACAGCAAGGTATCCCGCTCAATGAACCACGAACGACCGAGTGGTTTGATGCGGGTTTTTATGGTGAGACGCTATCGGAACAGATATTTTTACAGCGGCTGGATCAGGCTGACCAACAGGGGGTTAGCTCGTTGGAAGTGATGTGCCATCCTGCTTTTGTGGATAAAATTTTGATGACCAGCGGCTACTGCTATCCCCGACTGACCGAGCTAGATGTACTGACGTCGCCGACATTAAAGCAGGCGATTGAGCTGCGTGGTTATCGATTGGGGTCCTATTTGGATTGTTGA
- the chbR gene encoding transcriptional regulator ChbR, whose protein sequence is MEVRLVRQKDFFNGKEFHLFIYNKTESATGLHQHDYYEYTLILTGMCYQEINGKRVFLERGDVVFIPIGSHHKSAYEFGATRILNVGISKSFFEEHYFHLLSRPIVASQAYRLKGDFLSYIESAISAPHFREDELTELVELLTFYVTNRISHYKESEANDDIPLWLKTSIDKMHDKTMFGEKALVNMIELSGKTQEYLTRATRRYYQKTPMQIINEIRINFAKTQLEVTNYLVSDIAFDAGYSDTTLFIKNFKKLTSFTPGNYRKKFNCVREGLSD, encoded by the coding sequence ATGGAAGTCAGGTTAGTACGTCAAAAAGACTTTTTTAACGGAAAAGAGTTCCATCTGTTTATCTATAACAAAACGGAAAGTGCAACCGGCCTACACCAGCACGATTATTATGAATATACCCTGATACTTACCGGGATGTGTTATCAGGAAATTAATGGTAAGCGAGTCTTCTTAGAACGCGGTGATGTTGTTTTTATTCCCATTGGTTCTCATCATAAAAGCGCTTATGAATTTGGTGCGACGCGTATATTAAACGTTGGTATCAGTAAATCCTTCTTTGAAGAGCACTACTTCCATCTGTTATCACGGCCTATTGTGGCCTCGCAAGCTTATCGCCTAAAAGGAGATTTCCTCTCTTATATTGAATCAGCCATTTCTGCACCACACTTCAGGGAAGATGAACTAACTGAATTGGTCGAGCTGCTGACATTTTATGTTACCAACCGCATCAGCCACTATAAAGAGAGTGAGGCCAATGACGATATTCCGCTTTGGCTGAAAACCAGCATCGACAAAATGCACGATAAAACGATGTTTGGTGAAAAAGCCTTGGTGAATATGATTGAGCTTTCGGGCAAAACGCAAGAGTACCTAACCCGTGCGACGCGACGTTATTATCAAAAAACGCCGATGCAAATTATCAATGAAATAAGAATCAATTTTGCTAAAACCCAACTCGAAGTGACGAATTACTTAGTCTCAGACATTGCCTTTGACGCAGGTTACAGTGATACCACCTTATTTATTAAAAACTTCAAAAAACTGACCTCTTTTACGCCCGGCAACTACCGCAAGAAATTCAACTGCGTCAGAGAGGGATTATCCGATTAG
- the chbA gene encoding PTS N,N'-diacetylchitobiose transporter subunit IIA — MFDLDKIVDDVQPTDEMEDVIMGLIINAGQARSLAYKALKQAKNGDFSQAEELMGQSRLALNEAHLVQTKLIESDQGEGKTKVTLVLVHAQDHLMNAMLARELITELIELHQKLR, encoded by the coding sequence ATGTTTGATTTAGATAAAATCGTTGATGATGTGCAACCCACAGATGAAATGGAAGATGTGATCATGGGGTTGATTATTAACGCGGGGCAAGCTCGGAGCCTGGCTTATAAGGCGTTGAAGCAGGCTAAAAATGGTGACTTCTCCCAAGCAGAGGAGTTGATGGGGCAATCTCGGCTAGCGCTGAATGAGGCGCATCTGGTTCAGACCAAACTCATTGAGTCTGATCAAGGTGAGGGGAAAACCAAAGTCACACTGGTTTTGGTACATGCCCAGGATCACTTAATGAACGCGATGTTGGCCAGAGAGTTAATTACTGAGCTGATTGAATTACATCAAAAGTTAAGATGA
- a CDS encoding glycoside hydrolase family 1 protein, whose translation MKYQFPDDFWWGSATSATQSEGASLQDGKSKNIFDYWYEIEPERFHGQIGPENTSTFYDNYQQDILLLKQLGHNTFRTSISWSRLIPSGDGELNPNAVTFYNSMIDNLLANGITPFINLYHFDMPLCMQERGGWESRAVVDAYVRYANICFTLFGDRVKQWFTFNEPIVPVEAGYLGDQHYPCVVDFKRAVTVAYHCVLAHAKVVENYRELKQGGEIGIILNLTPTYPRSDHPADLVAANHADLLLNRSFLDPVTKGAYPDELIRLLRDHDLLPAIESGDCELIASGVIDLLGVNYYQPRRVQAKENPTPQGQVNTPEDLFSFYSMPGRKINPHRGWEIYEKGLYDILTNLRINYGNIPCYISENGMGVEGEEQFITTSGQVDDEYRIEFIRDHLKWLHQALQEGSNCKGYHLWTFIDCWSWLNAYKNRYGFVRLNLADQTRVIKKSGHWFADVAKQKGFN comes from the coding sequence ATGAAATATCAATTTCCCGATGATTTTTGGTGGGGTAGTGCTACCTCTGCAACCCAATCTGAAGGGGCGTCATTGCAGGATGGCAAGAGCAAGAATATCTTCGACTATTGGTATGAGATTGAACCAGAACGTTTTCATGGTCAGATTGGCCCAGAAAACACCTCCACCTTTTACGATAATTATCAGCAGGATATCTTGCTGCTAAAGCAACTGGGGCATAACACGTTCAGGACATCGATTTCATGGTCGAGACTGATCCCAAGTGGGGACGGTGAGCTTAACCCCAACGCCGTCACCTTTTATAATTCGATGATCGATAACTTATTGGCGAATGGCATCACGCCATTTATCAATCTCTATCATTTTGATATGCCACTGTGTATGCAGGAGAGAGGAGGCTGGGAAAGCCGTGCTGTTGTTGATGCTTATGTCCGTTATGCCAACATCTGCTTTACCCTATTTGGTGACCGGGTAAAACAGTGGTTCACTTTCAATGAGCCGATTGTTCCGGTCGAGGCAGGCTATTTAGGCGACCAACATTACCCTTGTGTGGTCGATTTCAAACGCGCGGTGACCGTGGCCTACCATTGTGTATTGGCACATGCCAAAGTGGTAGAAAATTACCGGGAACTGAAGCAGGGCGGTGAGATTGGGATCATTTTGAATCTTACGCCGACCTATCCTCGATCCGACCACCCAGCAGACCTCGTTGCCGCCAACCACGCCGATTTGCTGCTTAACCGCAGTTTCCTCGATCCCGTCACGAAAGGGGCTTACCCTGATGAACTGATCCGGTTATTACGTGATCACGATCTGCTGCCCGCGATTGAATCAGGTGATTGTGAGCTAATTGCGAGTGGCGTCATCGATTTGTTGGGGGTTAACTATTACCAGCCAAGAAGGGTGCAGGCGAAAGAGAATCCAACTCCTCAGGGGCAGGTGAATACGCCGGAAGACTTATTTAGTTTCTATTCGATGCCGGGGAGAAAAATCAACCCGCATCGCGGCTGGGAGATCTATGAAAAAGGGTTGTATGACATCCTGACCAACCTGAGAATAAATTATGGCAATATTCCGTGTTATATCTCGGAGAATGGCATGGGAGTTGAAGGTGAAGAGCAATTTATCACTACATCCGGTCAGGTCGATGATGAATATCGGATTGAGTTTATTCGAGACCACTTAAAATGGCTGCATCAAGCATTACAAGAGGGCAGCAACTGCAAAGGCTATCACTTATGGACCTTTATTGATTGCTGGTCTTGGCTCAATGCTTACAAAAATCGTTATGGATTTGTTCGGTTGAATCTCGCGGATCAAACGCGGGTCATCAAGAAGAGTGGCCATTGGTTTGCGGATGTCGCAAAGCAAAAAGGTTTTAATTAA
- the chbC gene encoding PTS N,N'-diacetylchitobiose transporter subunit IIC translates to MSAFINSLEKAILPFAIKIGRQQHINAIKNGFIRLMPLTLTGAMFVLINNVFLSFGEGSFFFSMGVRLDADTIATLNGLKAIGGNVYNGTLGIMSLMTPFFISMALAEEKRVDPLAAALLAIAAFMTVTPYSVGEAYAVGANWLGGANIISGIIIGLVVAEVFTFITRRNWIIRLPDSVPTSVSRSFSALIPGFVILSIMGVLAYTLGLYGTNFHQIIMDSISAPLSKMGSVVGWVYVMCSSLLWFFGIHGAMALSALESGIMMPFALENVATYTQYGSVAAALAAGKEFHMWAKPFVDSYIFLGGTGATLGLVIAIFIGSRREDYRQVAKLGAPASIFQINEPILFGLPVIMNPLFFIPFILVQPVLAIITSIAYYTGFIPPITNIAPWTMPVGLGAFFNTNGSIAAMLLSLFNLGVATLMYLPFVIIANKAQSEIDRQVESEEEIADSLKF, encoded by the coding sequence GTGAGCGCATTTATTAATTCTCTGGAAAAGGCTATTTTGCCTTTTGCGATTAAGATTGGCAGACAGCAACATATTAATGCCATCAAGAACGGATTTATCCGGCTGATGCCATTAACCCTGACCGGGGCGATGTTTGTTCTTATCAATAACGTATTCCTAAGTTTTGGTGAGGGATCCTTCTTCTTCTCGATGGGGGTGCGATTAGATGCTGATACTATTGCCACGCTCAATGGGTTGAAAGCCATCGGTGGCAATGTTTATAACGGTACTCTGGGCATCATGTCGTTAATGACGCCATTCTTTATCAGTATGGCCTTGGCTGAAGAGAAGAGAGTCGATCCTCTGGCCGCTGCATTATTGGCTATCGCGGCTTTTATGACGGTAACCCCGTACAGCGTGGGTGAGGCCTATGCGGTGGGAGCCAATTGGCTGGGCGGCGCGAATATAATTTCCGGTATTATTATCGGTTTAGTGGTTGCCGAAGTCTTTACTTTCATTACTCGGCGCAACTGGATCATCCGCTTACCGGACAGTGTGCCAACATCCGTTTCTCGCTCCTTCTCGGCCTTGATTCCGGGCTTTGTTATTCTTTCCATTATGGGCGTACTGGCCTATACCCTCGGGTTATATGGCACTAACTTCCACCAAATCATTATGGATAGCATCTCAGCACCGCTGTCGAAAATGGGCAGTGTGGTGGGTTGGGTGTATGTCATGTGCTCTTCGCTGTTGTGGTTCTTCGGGATACACGGCGCAATGGCATTATCTGCGCTGGAAAGTGGCATCATGATGCCGTTTGCCTTAGAAAACGTGGCAACTTATACCCAATATGGTTCAGTCGCCGCTGCATTGGCTGCGGGCAAAGAGTTCCATATGTGGGCCAAACCTTTTGTTGATTCTTATATCTTCTTGGGCGGAACCGGGGCAACTCTAGGACTGGTTATTGCTATATTTATCGGCTCTCGCCGTGAGGATTATCGTCAGGTGGCAAAATTGGGTGCACCGGCGAGTATTTTCCAAATTAACGAACCTATTCTGTTTGGCTTGCCGGTCATTATGAACCCGCTGTTCTTTATTCCATTTATTCTGGTACAACCGGTCTTGGCTATCATCACTTCAATTGCTTATTACACTGGCTTTATTCCGCCCATCACCAATATTGCGCCGTGGACCATGCCGGTCGGGTTAGGGGCATTCTTTAATACCAACGGCAGTATTGCCGCGATGTTATTAAGCTTGTTCAACTTAGGTGTTGCCACACTGATGTATCTACCGTTCGTGATTATTGCTAATAAGGCGCAGAGCGAAATTGATCGTCAGGTTGAGAGTGAAGAAGAGATTGCCGATAGTTTGAAGTTTTAA